A stretch of Salarias fasciatus chromosome 23, fSalaFa1.1, whole genome shotgun sequence DNA encodes these proteins:
- the mysm1 gene encoding histone H2A deubiquitinase MYSM1, which produces MEEEVEVDVEGDDGDGVVREVNSEKLVQEQLVQQSGSWILPWELDTSISAENREVIENMLLEEQYLLTDVHTETCILDRLQEEVLPPSVTHESTVTTVIQSETLSDDEEVDIIETPSDAGEGDDDGSQFGAVPTTDEPKEKTKSQSRPAEEDLMSLNGAEGINRTKVQLSHNSVPSQSLQPSTSLAHSEETGEKEEDKVNKTEFDFQERPEMQLQAESKQKTEDEFQNSNDNISGQADQLQDSCSAGTEKSQDQDKEEKEDEETELRAPEQELKMDLETITEDEKQTIPEFFEGRPSKTPERYMKIRNYIIEQWLKRKPMYLNKTAVRPGLKNCGDVNCIGKIHTYLELIGAINFSCEQAVYNRPKSVDVSKHKKSKDVFEAYQLQSSRTRKRRVRDGWGNWCDAKDLEGQTFEHLSPEELALRREEMIKCQPKLNKMSRYQGSVDPFQLIPCRTFEEDVPEPFQVVVCAETLLIMDMHAHVSQSEVIGLLGGTFSEDENVLKVCAAEPCNSVSTGLQCEMDPVSQTQACDMLASLGFSVVGWYHSHPSFHPNPSVRDINTQDQFQSYFSRGGAPFIGMIVSPYDRANSSPHSQTTCLFVRESEEPSGPLKKLPYRFNFLPSQDIPDWEQMMRRAQWIIHKYAKAPRSVKMNKLFRQDSHLTCLEKMLSSLRRYMKPLPEQEGDLFLAQIQILFQTDFISKQQSLNQEEDDSLKTSSKPVDLDDLPLDRVISQERSRDEGADSKTNSDTVLHLGSVLPKEHKLL; this is translated from the exons atggaggaggaggtggaggtggacgTTGAAGGGGACGACGGTGATGGAGTTGTAAG AGAGGTAAACTCGGAAAAGCTGGTCCAGGAGCAACTGGTGCAGCAGAGCGGCTCCTGGATCCTG CCCTGGGAGCTGGATACCTCCATCAGCGCTGAGAACAGAGAGGTGATAGAAAAcatgctgctggaggaacaGTATCTTCTGACTGACGTTCACACAGAGACCTGCATCCTcgacagactgcaggaggaagtgCTACCCCCCTCTGTGACACAC GAATCCACTGTGACCACTGTAATCCAGAGTGAGACGCTTTCTGACGACGAGGAAGTGGACATCATTGAGACTCCAAGTGATGCGGGTGAGGGAGATGATGACGGTTCTCAGTTTGGAGCCGTGCCCACCACCGATGAgccaaaagagaaaacaaagtctCAAAGCCGCCCCGCTGAAGAAGACCTGATGAGTCTGAATGGAGCAGAGGGCATAAATAGGACAAAGGTCCAGCTCAGCCACAACTCTGTCCCGTCTCAAAGTCTTCAACCCTCAACATCCTTAGCTCACTCAGAGGAAACTGGTGAAAAGGAAGAAGATAAAGTCAACAAGACAGAGTTTGATTTTCAAGAAAGGCCGGAGATGCAACTTCAGGCAGAGTCAAAACAAAAGACTGAAGATGAGTTTCAGAACTCAAACGACAATATTTCAGGACAAGCTGATCAGCTGCAAGattcctgctctgctggaaCAG AAAAAAGCCAAGATCAGGATAAGGAGGAAAAGGAAGATGAAGAGACTGAACTGCGAGCCCCTGAGCAGGAATTGAAGATGGACTTGGAGACCATCACAGAGGATGAGAAGCAAACCATCCCTGAATTCTTTGAAGGACGACCTTCCAAAACTCCTGAGAGATATATGAAAATTAGAAACTATATCATCGAACAGTG GCTAAAGAGAAAACCCATGTACCTCAACAAGACAGCGGTACGGCCAGGTCTGAAAAACTGTGGCGACGTCAACTGCATTGGAAAAATCCACACCTACCTTGAACTCATCGGGGCCATAAACTTCAGCTGTG AGCAAGCTGTGTACAATCGCCCGAAGTCGGTGGATGTCTCCAAGCACAAGAAGAGCAAAGATGTTTTTGAGGCCTATCAGCTGCAGAGCTCG CGAACCAGGAAGAGACGTGTGCGAGATGGCTGGGGAAACTGGTGTGATGCTAAAGACTTGGAGGGACAGACGTTCGAG CATCTCAGCCCTGAGGAACTGGCTCTCCGGAGGGAGGAAATGATTAAGTGTCAGCCTAAGCTTAACAAGATGTCCAGATACCAAGG ATCAGTCGATCCTTTCCAACTGATACCTTGCAGAACTTTTGAAGAGGATGTGCCG GAACCATTTCAGGTTGTCGTTTGTGCGGAGACTCTTCTCATCATGGATATG CACGCCCATGTGTCTCAAAGTGAAGTTATTGGCTTGCTTGGTGGAACTTTCAGCGAGGATGAAAATGTCCTAAAG GTCTGTGCTGCAGAGCCTTGCAACAGTGTGAGCACAGGCCTGCAGTGCGAGATGGACCCGGTGTCTCAGACACAGGCCTGCGACATGTTGGCGTCCCTGGGCTTCAGCGTTGTAGGCTGGTACCACTCACATCCCTCCTTCCATCCCAACCCATCTGTTCGGGACATCAACACGCAGGACCAGTTTCAG AGTTACTTCTCACGTGGTGGAGCTCCCTTTATTGGAATGATTGTGAGTCCGTATGACCGAGCCAACTCGTCCCCTCACTCGCAAACCACTTGCTTGTTTGTAAGGGAAAGTGAGGAGCCTTCAGGACCCCTGAAGA AACTGCCCTACAGATTCAACTTCCTGCCATCACAAGACATCCCAGACTGGGAGCAGATGATGAGAAGGGCCCAGTGGATCATCCACAAATACGCTAAAGCACCCAG GAGtgtgaaaatgaacaaattattCCGTCAAGACTCCCATCTCACCTGTTTGGAGAAG ATGCTCTCATCGCTGCGAAGATATATGAAACCACTACCTGAACAAGAGGGAGACCTCTTCCTCGCCCAGATTCAGATCCTTTTTCAGACAGACTTTATTTCCAAGCAGCAATCTTTAAACCAAGAAGAGGATGATTCTCTGAAGACTTCTTCCAAGCCAGTGGACTTGGATGACCTCCCTCTAGATCGGGTGATCAGCCAGGAGAGGTCTCGGGATGAAGGAGCGGACTCCAAGACCAACAGCGATACAGTGTTACATCTCGGCTCAGTGCTTCCTAAAGAACATAAATTACTGTGA
- the oma1 gene encoding metalloendopeptidase OMA1, mitochondrial has protein sequence MALLCGSLVRSGRLAHIPSHLTRNLQVYRHWEKSSLYCQITKTVAWTGPHYSLSTNGGYKMCLRTCARPSVLASGGPVLTQYPQHFHTSAPLKALPMPFIWIILKPLQKLAAIILGRSIRKWWVALPDNRRQLLREWTWQRRWYLASGAGVAMVIVALLLLTHLDETPVTGRTRLLVFSRENFMELAAVTSDSYMKEFAELLLPVADPRHQVVERVVQHLAQRNKDIPEVTEVTWSVHVVQSPNINAFVLPNGKVFMFTGMLDVVADVHQLTIVLGHEMAHAILGHSAEKASLSHVLDLLSVVLLTAIWAMCPKDSLALVGQWAQDKLKQLMFSRPYSRKLETEADLVGLQLAAKACADVRAGPVFWQQMDIRDQLTGQPELPEWLSTHPSHRNRFTQLDRLIPQALELRESCVCPALPATDPRTVFSKSVKVLLEKSTHQGIVGPERALMPHPTSSPTSLPAALPAALLAQSETPFNANVGKLGEVAQEAPLVAAAAAAAAAGGGGRIPSN, from the exons ATGGCTTTACTTTGCGGAAGTCTCGTGAGGAGCGGTCGCTTGGCTCACATCCCTTCACACCTGACACGAAACCTGCAGGTCTACAGACACTGGGAGAAATCCTCCTTGTACTGCCAGATCACAAAAACGGTCGCCTGGACAGGACCACATTATTCGTTGAGTACCAATGGAGGATATAAGATGTGTTTACGGACTTGTGCCAGACCCAGTGTACTGGCTTCTGGTGGTCCTGTCCTGACACAGTACCCACAGCACTTCCACACATCGGCCCCCCTGAAGGCCCTGCCCATGCCCTTCATTTGGATCATACTCAAACCTCTGCAGAAGCTTGCTGCTATAATTCTGGGCAG AAGTATTAGGAAGTGGTGGGTGGCTCTACCAGACAACCGGCGGCAGCTCCTGCGGGAATGGACCTGGCAGCGCCGCTGGTATCTGGCATCAGGGGCAggtgttgccatggtgattgTAGCCCTCCTGCTTCTAACTCACCTGGATGAGACCCCAGTGACAGGACGGACCCGCCTCCTGGTGTTCAGCAGAGAAAACTTCATGGAGCTGGCAGCTGTGACTTCAGACTCA TACATGAAGGagtttgcagagctgctgcttccgGTCGCTGACCCCCGTCACCAGGTGGTGGAGCGGGTGGTGCAGCACCTGgcgcaaaggaacaaggacatCCCTGAAGTAACTGAGGTCACATGGAGTGTGCATGTGGTGCAAAGTCCCAACATCAACGCCTTTGTCCTACCA AACGGGAAGGTGTTCATGTTTACCGGGATGCTGGACGTGGTGGCAGATGTTCACCAGCTCACTATTGTCCTTGGACATGAGATGGCTCATGCTATACTGGGACACTCT GCAGAGAAGGCCAGTCTGTCCCATGTGTTGGACCTCCTCTCCGTGGTTCTGCTGACGGCCATCTGGGCCATGTGTCCCAAAGACAGCCTGGCATTGGTGGGACAGTGGGCACAGGACAAGCTTAAGCAG CTGATGTTCAGTCGCCCCTACAGTCGTAAACTGGAGACTGAGGCAGATCTGGTGGGACTGCAGCTGGCTGCAAAG GCATGTGCAGATGTTCGAGCAGGTCCTGTTTTCTGGCAGCAAATGGACATCAGAGACCAGCTGACGGGACAGCCGGAGCTCCCCGAGTGGCTGTCCACACACCCGTCTCACAGGAACAGATTCACTCAGCTGGACCGTCTCATACCGCAG gcTCTGGAGTTGAGGGAGAGTTGTGTGTGTCCTGCCCTACCGGCCACTGACCCACGCACCGTCTTCTCTAAGAGCGTAAAGGTGTTACTGGAAAAGTCAACGCACCAGGGGATCGTAGGACCAGAGAGGGCACTCATGCCCCACCCAACCAGCAGCCCCACCTCACTCCCCGCAGCTCTACCTGCAGCATTACTGGCCCAGTCTGAAACTCCTTTTAATGCAAATGTGGGCAAGTTGGGGGAAGTTGCCCAGGAAGCAcctcttgttgctgctgctgctgctgctgctgctgctggtggggggGGCAGGATCCCATCCAACTGA